The nucleotide window TAGTTATAAGCATAATGGGCACATCCATCGAGTCTGGGAAGAAACTACCGTTTTAAAGGGCACACAAAACCTTGTAATCGGCGGAAATGACCGGACTGTCGTCACGGAGTCAGACGGCAGGACCTGGATTACGAGAGAGCCTGCAATCTGTTACTTCCACTCTCAGCTGTGGTTCAACGTTATTGGCATGATCCGGGAAGATGGCGTATATTATTATTGCAATATTAGTTCTCCATTTATTTTTGACGGAGAAGCGCTGAAATATATTGACTATGATCTCGATATTAAAGTTTTTCCAGATATGACGTTTAATCTACTCGATGAAGATGAATATGAGCGCCACCGCAAGGAAATGCAGTACCCTGATGTGATTGACAAAATCCTGAAATACAATGTTGAAAAGCTCAAACGCTGGATCAGGCAAAGGAAGGGACCTTTTGCACCAGATTTCATCGACATTTATTATGAGCGG belongs to Mesobacillus sp. AQ2 and includes:
- a CDS encoding DUF402 domain-containing protein, encoding MGVPTEGEPIQIHSYKHNGHIHRVWEETTVLKGTQNLVIGGNDRTVVTESDGRTWITREPAICYFHSQLWFNVIGMIREDGVYYYCNISSPFIFDGEALKYIDYDLDIKVFPDMTFNLLDEDEYERHRKEMQYPDVIDKILKYNVEKLKRWIRQRKGPFAPDFIDIYYERYLTYRR